Proteins from a single region of Undibacterium sp. KW1:
- a CDS encoding cytochrome P450 has translation MPSQYQNTVTSAPLITDDFDLRHLPADFYQNPYPYYHALREQTPVRKMPDDSYLLTRYADLVHVYKDAKTFSSDKKQEFKPRYGDSLLYEHHTNSLVFNDPPLHTRVRRLIMGGLTPAAMAETEPGLIKLVDGLLDKMENKNEVDLIRDFASAIPVEIIGNLLAVPHDEREPLREWSLAILGALEPAITPEFFAYANQCVAEFLDYLKQLVAQRRLHPGDPKTDMLTRLIEGEANGEKLTETELLQNCVFLLNAGHETTTNLIGNGLVALQEWPEQKARLIAQPEMINTAIEEFLRFESSNQLGNRMTTVDTQIGDVAIAAGSRISLCIGAANRDPLQFPDPDQLDLSRSPNRHLAFASGIHQCAGMFLARLEGRVAISRLLARFPNYQLSAAPVRGGRARFRGFLSVPCKL, from the coding sequence ATGCCTTCTCAGTATCAGAATACCGTCACATCAGCGCCGCTTATCACTGATGATTTTGACCTGCGCCACCTGCCCGCAGACTTTTACCAGAATCCCTATCCGTACTACCATGCCTTGCGTGAACAGACACCCGTGCGCAAGATGCCGGATGACTCTTACCTGCTGACACGCTATGCCGACCTGGTGCATGTCTATAAGGATGCCAAGACTTTCAGTTCAGACAAGAAGCAGGAATTCAAACCCCGCTATGGTGATTCGCTGCTGTATGAACATCACACCAATAGCCTGGTCTTCAATGACCCGCCACTGCACACAAGAGTACGTCGCCTCATCATGGGTGGCCTGACACCTGCAGCCATGGCCGAAACCGAACCCGGCCTCATCAAACTGGTGGATGGCTTGCTGGATAAGATGGAGAACAAAAACGAAGTCGATCTCATCAGAGATTTCGCCTCCGCCATACCGGTAGAAATCATCGGTAATCTGCTGGCCGTGCCGCATGATGAACGCGAACCCTTGCGTGAATGGTCACTCGCCATCCTCGGTGCACTGGAGCCAGCCATCACACCAGAATTTTTTGCCTATGCCAATCAATGTGTCGCTGAATTTTTGGACTATCTAAAACAATTGGTGGCACAACGCCGCCTGCATCCCGGTGACCCCAAAACCGATATGCTGACCCGCCTCATAGAAGGCGAAGCCAATGGTGAGAAACTGACTGAAACCGAGCTCTTGCAAAACTGTGTCTTCCTGCTCAATGCCGGGCATGAAACCACCACCAACCTGATAGGCAATGGCCTGGTGGCCCTGCAGGAATGGCCAGAACAAAAAGCCCGCCTGATCGCCCAGCCAGAAATGATCAACACCGCCATAGAAGAATTCCTGCGCTTTGAAAGTTCCAACCAGTTGGGCAACCGCATGACGACGGTGGATACGCAGATCGGCGATGTCGCTATCGCCGCTGGCAGCCGCATCAGTCTATGCATAGGTGCGGCCAACCGCGATCCCTTGCAATTCCCTGATCCTGACCAGCTCGACCTCAGCCGCAGCCCGAACCGTCATCTGGCTTTCGCCTCCGGCATACACCAGTGCGCGGGCATGTTTTTGGCTCGGCTGGAAGGCAGGGTAGCAATTTCCCGTCTGCTGGCACGCTTCCCGAATTACCAATTAAGCGCAGCACCTGTCAGAGGTGGACGCGCACGCTTCCGCGGTTTTTTATCTGTACCCTGCAAACTATAA
- a CDS encoding ABC transporter substrate-binding protein produces the protein MKTITLIKKNLLATAAIMLCASLSINAQAQIKIGVTISSTGPAASLGIPEKNAIAMLPKEIAGKKVDYIVLDDASDTTQTVTNTRKLISEEKVDAIIGSTTTPNSLAMLGVIGEGKTPTISLASSNRIIEPMDANKSWMFKTPQTDTMMAIAIAEDMSKKGAKTMGFIGFSDALGEAFLVEVTKYAELKKIKVVATERFSRNDNSVVGQVLKLMSSNPDAIVVGASGTPAALPPKTLAERGYKGRIYHNHGVANSDFLRVCGKDCDGTFLPTGPVMVAKQLADNNPVKKAALDFSNKFETTYGAGSLAAFASYAWDAGLLLQQAIPTALKKAAPGTAEFRAALRDALEATQGLATTNGVVNMSKSDHLGLDQRARVMVQIKGGKWVYQAE, from the coding sequence ATGAAGACAATTACCCTCATCAAAAAAAACCTGCTCGCGACAGCAGCGATCATGCTCTGCGCCAGCCTCAGTATCAATGCCCAGGCACAGATCAAGATAGGCGTCACAATTTCATCGACGGGCCCGGCTGCCTCTCTGGGCATCCCCGAGAAAAATGCGATCGCCATGCTGCCCAAGGAAATCGCGGGTAAAAAAGTCGACTACATCGTCCTCGACGATGCCTCCGATACCACGCAAACCGTGACCAATACCCGCAAGTTGATTTCGGAAGAAAAAGTCGATGCCATCATAGGCTCGACCACCACGCCAAACTCCCTCGCCATGCTCGGTGTCATCGGTGAAGGCAAGACCCCGACCATCAGCCTAGCATCCAGCAACCGCATCATAGAACCTATGGATGCGAATAAATCCTGGATGTTCAAGACTCCACAAACCGACACCATGATGGCGATTGCGATTGCTGAAGACATGAGCAAAAAAGGCGCCAAGACCATGGGCTTCATCGGTTTCTCAGATGCCCTCGGTGAAGCCTTCCTGGTCGAAGTGACGAAGTATGCCGAGCTCAAAAAGATCAAGGTCGTGGCGACAGAACGCTTCAGCCGCAATGACAACAGCGTCGTCGGCCAGGTCTTGAAATTGATGTCCAGTAATCCCGACGCCATCGTCGTCGGCGCCTCCGGCACACCCGCCGCCCTGCCACCAAAAACCCTGGCAGAACGCGGTTACAAAGGCCGCATCTACCACAACCACGGCGTCGCCAACAGCGACTTCCTGCGCGTCTGCGGCAAAGACTGCGACGGCACCTTCCTGCCAACTGGCCCGGTCATGGTCGCCAAACAACTGGCCGACAACAACCCTGTCAAAAAAGCGGCTCTGGATTTCTCCAACAAGTTTGAAACCACCTATGGCGCTGGCAGCCTGGCCGCGTTTGCCTCCTATGCCTGGGACGCTGGCCTGCTGCTACAACAAGCCATCCCCACCGCCTTGAAAAAAGCAGCGCCCGGCACAGCAGAATTCCGCGCAGCCTTGCGCGATGCCCTGGAAGCGACCCAGGGTCTGGCGACTACCAACGGCGTTGTCAACATGAGCAAATCCGATCACCTGGGCCTAGATCAAAGAGCGCGTGTCATGGTGCAGATCAAGGGTGGGAAGTGGGTTTATCAGGCGGAGTAA
- a CDS encoding BMP family ABC transporter substrate-binding protein: MQTRIRNTTIIRAVLLMITFMLSMTNSPATAAEAQKIFYVRPAPDNDDPYLQQGSDGIKQAAQMYQMQATTLASQADRAGRQKQLKNAIRLGANIVVMIGYEFRELLDTVPHTAPNVRFVMLEQCIANPPPNLLCISFRESEASYLAGMEAALVSASGKIGVIGAVKTPLKQKPVDAFIAGAKSIRPDADLNHVVWIEGNQPFNDTGRAEVLAKSMLADGVDMIYAAAGSSNNGVFKALAGNSKARAIGNYVNQCPKNAGKVIDNMQVHGDTAISLAVAAILGGSTATRIEYGLKEGAVSLTGISTDAAYSDCDILRQRPVLQKLREASQAIIKGKLKVE; this comes from the coding sequence ATGCAAACCCGCATCCGCAACACCACAATCATCAGGGCAGTGCTACTGATGATCACCTTCATGCTCAGCATGACAAACAGCCCAGCCACTGCCGCAGAAGCACAAAAAATCTTCTACGTACGCCCAGCCCCCGACAACGATGACCCTTACCTGCAACAAGGCAGCGATGGCATCAAACAGGCAGCGCAGATGTACCAGATGCAGGCAACTACCCTGGCCAGCCAGGCCGACCGTGCAGGCAGACAAAAGCAGCTGAAAAATGCCATCAGGCTGGGAGCGAATATCGTCGTCATGATAGGGTATGAATTCAGGGAATTGCTTGATACCGTGCCACACACTGCACCTAACGTTCGCTTCGTCATGCTGGAACAGTGCATTGCTAATCCACCACCGAATCTACTTTGCATCAGTTTTCGCGAAAGCGAAGCCAGCTATCTGGCGGGCATGGAGGCAGCGCTGGTATCAGCTAGCGGCAAGATAGGTGTCATAGGTGCAGTGAAAACGCCATTGAAACAAAAGCCTGTTGATGCCTTCATCGCTGGTGCGAAGTCAATCAGGCCGGATGCTGACCTGAACCATGTTGTCTGGATAGAAGGCAACCAGCCCTTCAATGACACAGGGCGTGCCGAAGTGTTGGCGAAGAGCATGCTGGCTGATGGTGTGGATATGATCTATGCCGCTGCTGGTAGCAGCAATAATGGGGTGTTCAAAGCACTTGCTGGCAACAGCAAGGCGCGGGCCATAGGCAATTATGTGAATCAATGCCCGAAGAATGCGGGCAAGGTTATCGACAATATGCAGGTACATGGTGATACGGCCATCAGCCTGGCAGTTGCGGCCATTTTGGGCGGATCAACAGCGACCAGAATTGAATATGGTTTGAAAGAAGGCGCAGTATCTTTGACCGGTATCAGCACCGATGCAGCATATTCCGATTGCGATATCCTGCGCCAGCGGCCTGTGCTGCAAAAACTGCGTGAAGCCAGTCAGGCGATTATCAAGGGCAAGTTGAAAGTGGAATAA
- a CDS encoding 4-oxalocrotonate tautomerase encodes MPTINVQMFEGRTLEQKRAFVKAVTEASAQTLGCSLDAVDIIIQEIKREDWASGGTLWSDKK; translated from the coding sequence ATGCCCACCATCAATGTGCAAATGTTTGAGGGCCGCACGCTCGAGCAAAAACGTGCTTTCGTCAAAGCCGTCACCGAAGCCAGCGCCCAGACTCTGGGTTGTTCTCTTGACGCTGTGGATATCATCATTCAGGAAATCAAGCGTGAAGACTGGGCGTCTGGCGGGACTTTGTGGTCGGACAAGAAATAG
- the guaD gene encoding guanine deaminase: MSNISSKNTLQAYRASVLHFQQDPAFHAQAYAWHEDGLLIVEDGKIAAAGEYAQLHAGLPEGTEVIDYRGKLIVPGFIDTHIHYPQTDMIASPAPGLLPWLETYTFPTERQFADINHSAQVAHFFIDELLRSGTTTAMVYCTVHPESVEAFFAESEARNLRMVAGKVLMDRNCPEFLRDTAEGGIRDSETLIKKWHKRGRQLYAITPRFAPTSSDAQMQLAGELAQAYPDTFLQTHVAENIDEVAWVKSLYPKARSYLDVYDQYGMLRPRAMYGHCIWLDDADRTRMAETQSAVAMCPTSNLFLGSGLFNFERADAQQVSLSLATDVGGGTSFSMLRTMNEAYKMARLGGTYLPALRMFYLATLGGARSMQLEGTIGNFVKEAEADFIVLDPQATPLLARRTGHTESLDELLFALALLGDDRTVAATYAAGKLVHQRQL, from the coding sequence ATGAGCAATATTTCAAGTAAAAACACGCTGCAAGCCTACCGCGCCAGTGTGCTGCATTTCCAGCAAGACCCTGCTTTTCATGCGCAGGCTTATGCCTGGCATGAAGACGGCCTGTTGATTGTTGAAGACGGCAAGATCGCCGCCGCCGGCGAGTATGCACAATTGCACGCGGGCCTGCCCGAAGGGACAGAAGTCATCGATTACCGCGGCAAACTCATTGTGCCGGGTTTTATCGACACCCACATCCACTACCCCCAGACCGACATGATCGCCTCGCCAGCGCCCGGTTTGCTGCCCTGGCTGGAGACTTATACCTTCCCGACTGAACGCCAGTTTGCTGACATCAACCACAGTGCCCAGGTCGCGCATTTCTTCATTGATGAATTGCTGCGCTCAGGCACGACCACAGCCATGGTGTATTGCACCGTCCATCCTGAATCCGTCGAAGCCTTTTTCGCCGAGAGTGAAGCACGCAATCTGCGTATGGTGGCAGGCAAGGTCTTGATGGACAGGAATTGTCCTGAATTCTTGCGCGATACCGCAGAAGGTGGCATACGCGACAGCGAAACCCTGATTAAGAAATGGCATAAACGTGGCCGCCAGTTGTATGCAATCACCCCACGCTTTGCACCTACCTCCAGCGACGCACAAATGCAGCTGGCAGGCGAACTGGCGCAGGCTTATCCCGATACCTTCCTGCAGACCCACGTCGCAGAAAATATCGACGAAGTGGCCTGGGTCAAGTCCCTGTATCCAAAAGCACGCAGCTATCTCGATGTGTATGACCAGTACGGCATGCTGCGCCCGCGTGCCATGTACGGCCACTGCATCTGGCTTGACGATGCCGACCGTACGCGCATGGCAGAAACGCAATCAGCAGTGGCGATGTGCCCGACTTCCAATCTCTTCCTCGGCAGTGGCCTGTTCAATTTTGAACGTGCCGACGCCCAGCAAGTCAGTCTGTCACTGGCTACCGATGTTGGTGGCGGCACTTCATTCTCGATGTTGCGCACCATGAATGAAGCCTACAAGATGGCACGCCTAGGTGGCACTTACCTGCCAGCATTGCGCATGTTTTACCTGGCGACGCTGGGTGGTGCACGCAGCATGCAGCTTGAAGGCACGATAGGCAATTTCGTCAAGGAGGCAGAAGCCGATTTCATTGTGCTCGACCCGCAAGCCACGCCCTTGCTGGCACGCCGTACCGGGCACACCGAGAGCCTGGATGAATTGCTGTTTGCCCTGGCCTTGCTGGGGGATGACAGGACAGTGGCTGCAACATATGCAGCTGGCAAACTGGTCCATCAGCGTCAGTTGTGA
- the xdhC gene encoding xanthine dehydrogenase accessory protein XdhC, producing MKLWLNAIATQSVPKILVTVATVLGSGPREPGAKMLVTADELFDTIGGGHLEMKATEIARSMLAIPESQLAAQRRLERFPLGPSLGQCCGGVVHLAFERVQADSLAYLNCLNQRWRLGQDSWRLLALDSNAAPTLCDANGTHLTGPAWPAGLPVQIDTSNPCQVLTDAAGQRWLLDSCLAYRAHLMLFGAGHVGAAIVRAMADLPCRITWVDEREDMFPTRLAANVTVEATDTPEALIAKAAPGTSFLVLTHSHALDQKLSEHILRLPDVGWFGLIGSQTKRVQFERRLRERGIPATRLNDMVCPIGLPGIHGKQPAVIAASVVAQLLQVWEEQEIHQQKELSRVLARIGAEAGQHVFSSNAEKQAPDKRHSLAKR from the coding sequence ATGAAGCTTTGGTTAAATGCAATTGCCACACAATCCGTTCCCAAGATACTGGTGACGGTTGCCACGGTATTGGGTTCCGGCCCGCGTGAGCCGGGTGCCAAGATGCTGGTCACGGCAGATGAATTATTCGACACGATAGGTGGCGGCCATCTCGAAATGAAGGCGACAGAAATCGCTCGCAGCATGCTGGCCATACCAGAAAGCCAGCTTGCTGCCCAGCGTCGCCTTGAACGCTTCCCGCTAGGCCCCAGCCTGGGCCAATGCTGTGGTGGTGTCGTGCACCTGGCCTTTGAACGTGTGCAGGCTGACAGCCTGGCTTATCTGAATTGCCTGAACCAGCGCTGGCGTCTGGGGCAAGATAGCTGGCGTTTGCTGGCGCTCGATAGCAATGCGGCACCAACGCTGTGCGATGCCAATGGCACGCACCTGACAGGCCCGGCCTGGCCTGCGGGTTTGCCAGTGCAAATTGATACCAGTAATCCTTGCCAGGTCCTGACTGATGCAGCAGGCCAGCGCTGGCTGCTCGATTCCTGCCTCGCTTACCGCGCCCACCTGATGCTGTTTGGCGCTGGGCATGTCGGTGCTGCCATCGTCCGTGCCATGGCGGACTTGCCTTGCCGTATCACCTGGGTCGATGAACGCGAAGATATGTTCCCCACCAGGCTGGCCGCGAATGTCACGGTAGAAGCGACTGATACGCCGGAAGCTCTGATAGCCAAGGCAGCACCAGGCACATCCTTCCTGGTGCTCACGCATAGTCATGCACTGGACCAGAAACTGTCTGAACATATCTTGCGCCTGCCGGATGTGGGCTGGTTTGGCCTCATAGGCTCGCAAACCAAGCGCGTGCAGTTTGAACGCCGCCTGCGTGAACGTGGCATACCGGCTACCCGTCTCAATGACATGGTCTGCCCCATAGGTTTGCCCGGCATACACGGCAAGCAACCGGCAGTGATTGCCGCCTCTGTCGTAGCCCAGCTCTTGCAGGTTTGGGAAGAGCAAGAAATCCATCAGCAAAAAGAACTTAGCCGCGTATTAGCTCGTATTGGTGCTGAGGCAGGTCAGCATGTTTTTAGCTCAAATGCAGAAAAACAGGCCCCAGACAAACGGCACTCGCTGGCTAAGCGTTAA
- the xdhB gene encoding xanthine dehydrogenase molybdopterin binding subunit, which translates to MNTQTDAFLTDKNLAKDHADWAEVGKSHPHESAVLHVLGEARYTDDIPEVQGTLHAALGLSSKAHANIVAMNFDAVRSARGVVAVYTAKDIPGTNDCGPIIHDDPILSEGLVEYVGQPIFIVVADTHDNARRAVRKAEITYEELPAILTPQEAKKAQSFVLPPMRLQRGDAQAAFERSPRRVKGELYVGGQEQFYLEGQISYAIPKEDRGMLVLCSTQHPSEMQHVVAHALGVHSHNIVVECRRMGGGFGGKESQSALWAAAAAISAVHLKRPVKLRADRDDDMMVTGKRHCFHYDYEVGYDDEGRIIAARVEMVSRAGFSADLSAPVATRAVCHFDNTYYLGDVDIRAMCGKTNTQSNTAFRGFGGPQGAIAIEYIVDNIARDLNKDALEIRKINFYGRNDEEGRNVTQYGQKVVDNVIHELVAELETSSEYQQRRADIKAFNASSPVLKKGLALTPVKFGIAFNVTHLNQAGALVHIYTDGSVLVNHGGCEMGQGVNTKVCQVVAHELGLNLDKVRATATDTSKVANTSATAASTGADLNGKAAQNAAHTLRQRLAEFAVKTYGGELADIRFAAGLVSINGLDIPFEALVQKAYLARVQLWSDGFYATPGLHWDPKTMSGNPFSYYAYGASVSEVIVDTLTGEWKLLRADALYDAGNSLNPAIDIGQVEGAFIQGMGWLTTEELWWNKGGKLMTHAPSTYKIPAISDCPEDFRVSLFKNRNVQDSIHRSKAVGEPPLLLPFSVFFAIRDAIASVADYRYNPPLNAPATSEAILSAINGVAAMAAAS; encoded by the coding sequence ATGAATACCCAAACTGACGCTTTCCTGACCGACAAAAACCTCGCCAAAGACCATGCAGACTGGGCAGAGGTCGGCAAATCGCATCCGCATGAATCAGCAGTCCTGCATGTGCTGGGTGAGGCGCGTTATACCGACGATATCCCCGAAGTACAGGGCACCTTGCACGCGGCACTTGGGCTGTCGTCCAAGGCGCATGCGAATATTGTGGCCATGAATTTTGATGCAGTAAGAAGCGCGCGTGGCGTCGTGGCTGTATACACCGCCAAGGATATCCCCGGCACCAATGACTGCGGCCCCATCATCCATGATGACCCTATCCTGTCAGAAGGCCTGGTTGAATACGTGGGCCAGCCCATCTTCATCGTCGTTGCCGATACGCATGACAATGCACGTCGCGCCGTGCGCAAAGCTGAAATTACCTATGAAGAATTGCCCGCGATACTGACACCGCAAGAAGCAAAAAAAGCCCAGTCCTTCGTCTTGCCGCCTATGCGCTTGCAGCGCGGCGATGCCCAGGCTGCGTTCGAGCGCTCACCGCGCCGCGTCAAGGGTGAATTGTATGTAGGCGGGCAGGAGCAGTTCTACCTCGAAGGCCAGATTTCTTACGCCATACCCAAAGAAGACCGTGGCATGCTGGTACTGTGTTCTACCCAGCACCCCAGCGAAATGCAGCATGTGGTTGCCCACGCGCTCGGCGTACACAGCCACAACATCGTGGTTGAATGCCGCCGCATGGGTGGTGGTTTTGGTGGCAAGGAGTCACAATCGGCTTTGTGGGCAGCCGCGGCAGCGATCTCTGCGGTGCATCTGAAGCGCCCGGTCAAACTGCGTGCCGACCGTGATGACGACATGATGGTCACTGGCAAGCGCCATTGCTTCCATTATGATTATGAAGTCGGTTACGACGATGAAGGCCGCATCATCGCCGCCCGCGTAGAGATGGTCTCGCGTGCCGGTTTTTCTGCCGATCTGTCAGCCCCGGTAGCAACCCGTGCCGTCTGCCATTTCGATAATACCTACTACCTTGGTGATGTCGATATCCGCGCCATGTGCGGCAAGACCAATACCCAGTCGAATACCGCCTTCCGTGGCTTTGGTGGCCCGCAAGGAGCGATTGCGATTGAATACATCGTCGATAATATCGCCCGCGACCTGAACAAGGATGCGCTTGAGATACGCAAGATCAATTTCTATGGCCGCAATGACGAAGAGGGACGCAACGTTACACAGTACGGCCAGAAGGTTGTCGATAACGTCATCCATGAACTGGTGGCAGAACTTGAAACCAGTAGTGAATACCAGCAACGCCGTGCTGACATCAAGGCATTCAATGCCAGCAGCCCCGTTCTCAAAAAAGGTCTGGCACTGACGCCGGTTAAATTTGGTATCGCCTTTAACGTCACCCACCTGAACCAGGCTGGTGCTTTGGTGCACATCTATACCGATGGCTCGGTACTGGTCAATCACGGTGGTTGTGAAATGGGGCAGGGCGTCAATACCAAGGTTTGCCAGGTCGTTGCGCATGAACTGGGCCTGAACCTGGACAAGGTACGCGCTACTGCCACTGACACCAGCAAGGTTGCCAATACCTCGGCTACTGCCGCTTCTACAGGTGCTGATTTAAACGGTAAGGCTGCGCAAAACGCCGCGCATACCCTGCGCCAGCGCCTGGCTGAATTTGCAGTAAAAACTTATGGTGGCGAATTGGCAGACATCCGCTTTGCGGCGGGCCTGGTCAGTATCAATGGCCTGGATATCCCGTTTGAAGCCCTGGTGCAAAAAGCCTATCTGGCGCGGGTGCAATTATGGTCTGACGGTTTTTATGCGACACCCGGTTTGCACTGGGACCCGAAAACCATGAGCGGCAATCCCTTCTCTTACTATGCTTACGGCGCCTCGGTATCTGAAGTCATCGTCGATACCCTGACTGGTGAATGGAAACTCTTGCGTGCCGATGCTCTTTACGATGCCGGTAATTCTTTGAACCCCGCCATCGATATTGGCCAGGTAGAAGGTGCTTTCATACAAGGTATGGGCTGGCTGACGACAGAAGAATTATGGTGGAACAAGGGCGGCAAGCTGATGACGCATGCGCCTTCAACCTACAAGATACCAGCGATTTCTGATTGCCCGGAAGACTTCCGCGTCAGCCTGTTCAAGAACCGCAATGTACAAGACAGCATACACAGGTCCAAGGCTGTGGGTGAGCCACCTCTGCTGCTGCCATTTTCGGTTTTCTTTGCGATACGTGATGCGATTGCCAGCGTGGCAGATTACCGCTATAACCCGCCACTGAATGCACCGGCGACCAGCGAAGCGATCCTGTCGGCCATTAATGGCGTAGCAGCCATGGCTGCTGCCAGCTAA
- the xdhA gene encoding xanthine dehydrogenase small subunit has product MSDPIRFYYQGQIQQVSNAAPTRTLLQHLREDLHCTGTKEGCAEGDCGACTVVVGEMKHGQLELQSVNSCIQFLPTLDGKAVFTVEDLQQKNGELHPVQQALVECHGSQCGFCTPGFAMSLWSLYLKKEGDSVPPCRKEIDETLSGNLCRCTGYRPIIDAAKRMGELPAAEFDRAAVISGLQDLQRGEMFSYTAYNQTFYAPRTLQQLAEVREANPKATILAGSTDVGLWVTKQMRDLGNIIYVREVDELKHIKTVDGMLEIGAAVSLNDAYGAVCKHYPDELTEMWQRFASQPIRNTGTLGGSVANGSPIGDSAPWMIALGAEIVLHSVRGQRVLLLESFYLDYMKKDMQPGEFVAAVRIPLPKAGQQFRTYKLAKRYDQDISAVCAAFAISLDGGIVRDAHIAFGGMAATSRRAPLAEAALNGQPWNEATVKNAMALLAQDYTPLTDMRASNTYRMQTAQNLLRRFWLETRTDAPLKLQAINVFAPVTVTA; this is encoded by the coding sequence ATGTCTGACCCTATACGTTTCTATTACCAAGGCCAAATCCAGCAAGTCAGCAATGCTGCGCCTACGCGCACGCTGTTGCAGCATCTGCGTGAAGACCTGCATTGCACCGGCACCAAGGAGGGTTGTGCAGAGGGCGATTGCGGGGCATGTACGGTCGTCGTTGGTGAAATGAAACATGGTCAGCTGGAATTGCAGTCAGTTAATTCCTGCATACAGTTCCTGCCCACCCTCGATGGCAAGGCGGTGTTTACGGTAGAAGATTTGCAACAAAAGAATGGTGAATTGCATCCTGTGCAACAGGCACTGGTGGAATGCCATGGTTCGCAATGCGGCTTTTGCACCCCGGGGTTTGCCATGTCCCTGTGGAGCCTGTACCTGAAAAAAGAAGGGGATTCCGTTCCTCCGTGCCGCAAAGAAATAGACGAAACCCTGTCCGGCAACCTCTGCCGTTGTACAGGTTACCGCCCCATCATCGATGCCGCAAAGCGCATGGGTGAATTGCCTGCGGCTGAGTTTGACCGTGCGGCTGTCATCAGCGGCTTGCAAGACCTGCAGCGTGGAGAGATGTTCAGCTATACGGCATATAACCAGACTTTCTATGCACCGCGCACCTTGCAACAACTGGCTGAAGTGCGTGAAGCCAACCCCAAGGCCACCATACTGGCAGGTTCTACCGACGTCGGCCTGTGGGTCACCAAGCAAATGCGCGACCTGGGCAATATCATTTATGTGCGTGAAGTTGATGAGTTAAAACATATCAAGACCGTGGATGGCATGCTGGAGATAGGTGCTGCCGTGTCCCTGAATGATGCCTACGGCGCAGTCTGCAAGCATTACCCGGATGAACTGACCGAGATGTGGCAGCGCTTTGCTTCGCAACCCATACGCAATACCGGCACGCTCGGTGGCAGTGTCGCCAATGGCTCGCCGATTGGTGATTCAGCACCGTGGATGATTGCCTTGGGTGCTGAGATCGTCTTGCACAGCGTGCGCGGCCAACGCGTGTTGTTGCTGGAGAGTTTTTACCTCGACTATATGAAAAAGGATATGCAGCCCGGTGAATTTGTCGCTGCCGTGCGCATACCCTTGCCCAAAGCCGGGCAGCAATTCCGCACCTATAAACTCGCCAAGCGTTATGACCAGGACATTTCTGCCGTCTGCGCTGCTTTTGCGATCAGCCTAGACGGAGGAATCGTGCGTGATGCGCATATCGCCTTCGGTGGTATGGCCGCTACCTCACGCCGCGCACCTCTGGCAGAAGCAGCCTTGAACGGCCAGCCATGGAATGAAGCGACAGTGAAAAATGCCATGGCCTTGTTGGCACAGGATTACACACCACTGACCGATATGCGTGCCAGCAATACCTACCGCATGCAGACAGCACAAAATCTTTTGCGCCGTTTCTGGCTGGAGACGCGCACCGATGCTCCGCTCAAACTGCAAGCCATCAATGTCTTTGCCCCCGTCACCGTCACAGCTTGA
- a CDS encoding antibiotic biosynthesis monooxygenase has translation MYTSTFTFKKKQYDDVFYALDEQIASLAKATPGYLGEETWENAATGQISNVYYWDSLEALQALIANPVHQQAKAAQANWLDGYQVVVAEVLRTYGDGKLEHPCVEIHRA, from the coding sequence ATGTACACCTCTACGTTCACTTTCAAGAAAAAACAGTACGACGATGTTTTTTATGCGCTGGATGAGCAAATTGCCTCTCTGGCGAAAGCCACGCCCGGTTATCTCGGTGAAGAGACCTGGGAAAATGCGGCTACGGGCCAGATTTCCAATGTGTATTACTGGGACAGCCTGGAAGCCTTGCAGGCCCTGATTGCCAATCCCGTACACCAGCAGGCCAAGGCAGCCCAGGCCAACTGGCTGGATGGTTACCAGGTCGTCGTGGCAGAAGTCTTGCGTACCTATGGTGATGGCAAGCTGGAACATCCCTGTGTTGAAATTCACAGGGCGTAA